In a genomic window of Eriocheir sinensis breed Jianghai 21 unplaced genomic scaffold, ASM2467909v1 Scaffold79, whole genome shotgun sequence:
- the LOC126994415 gene encoding uncharacterized protein LOC126994415 produces MFGVLPIYTLNIPSDGAVNPSKRRRQRPSDEERKSCMKRRIQELQSKLPELRTKFRETEERWNKANISATLKDTIDSMLKNIIDQHRSSTTRSNQRKLINLNGGELKQTRPIKGYINLSDKTLTPDQEELLNFGLNCHVMTKPRKHQKRVECEILLDDIANLARRGEVTVQPTFQQEVVAEASKSRGNCKSKIVEERHIEAAKQLKADHNITVRKADKSASYVIMNTSEYMDKMDDILKDETKFTKITKDPTESLKKKLNKLISTSNIASNTIKFNKLSGEYKMGYCYGNVKIHKPGNKLRPIISQIPTPTYTIAKRLCATLTPYVPSTYSLTSAADFLDILKSNNTKGNIASLDVESLFTNVPIDRTIEYILQRVYHNDDTPSLDIPEPTLRSLLECCTKEAPFTCPRGNKYQQVDGVAMGSPLGVLMANFFMGCIEEEAFKTTKRPDIYCRYIDDIFIKTTSTEDAEHLRRLLQELSGLNFTIEHSTNGSMPFLDILVKQDQDAFNTAVYVKATNPGHCLNGRSECPKRYKDSTIGAYIRRALTHCRVLRTS; encoded by the exons ATGTTCGGCGTCCTGCCCATATATACCCTCAATATTCCCAGTGATGGGGCAGTTAATCCCAGCAAGAGACGCCGTCAGAGACCGagcgacgaagaaagaaaaagctgCATGAAGAGGAGGATTCAAGAACTGCAGAGTAAACTACCAGAACTCCGCACCAAATTCCGGGAAACTGAAGAAAGGTGGAACAAAGCAAACATTAGTGCAACGCTTAAAGATACCATAGACTCCATGTTGAAGAATATAATTGACCAACACCGCAGCTCCACCACAAGATCTAACCAGAGGAAGCTGATCAACCTTAATGGAGGCGAGCTCAAACAAACCCGGCCCATCAAGGGTTACATTAATTTATCAGACAAGACCCTGACACCTGATCAAGAGGAACTACTAAACTTCGGTCTCAACTGCCATGTCATGACAAAGCCGAGGAAACACCAAAAAAGAGTAGAATGTGAGATTCTACTCGACGACATCGCAAACCTAGCCAGGCGAGGTGAAGTTACTGTGCAGCCAACATTCCAGCAAGAAGTCGTCGCAGAAGCATCCAAATCAAGAGGAAACTGCAAAAGCAAGATCGTAGAAGAACGACACATTGAAGCCGCTAAGCAACTTAAAGCAGACCATAACATCACTGTAAGAAAAGCCGACAAGTCTGCATCATACGTCATAATGAACACCTCTGAATACATGGATAAAATGGACGACATCCTGAAGGACGAAACCAAGTTCACCAAGATAACAAAGGACCCCACAGAAAGTTTGAAAAAGAAACTAAACAAGCTGATTTCTACCAGTAACATTGCAAGCAACACCATCAAGTTCAACAAGCTTTCTGGAGAATATAAAATGGGATACTGCTACGGCAACGTGAAGATACACAAGCCTGGAAACAAACTAAGGCCCATCATATCGCAAATCCCCACGCCAACCTACACCATCGCGAAGAGGCTGTGTGCTACGCTGACACCTTATGTACCATCCACCTACAGCCTGACCTCAGCAGCTGACTTCCTTGACATCCTCAAGTCAAACAACACGAAGGGAAACATCGCTTCTCTGGATGTGGAATCATTATTTACGAACGTCCCTATCGACCGAACCATCGAATACATCTTGCAACGAGTTTATCATAATGACGACACCCCGAGCCTAGACATCCCTGAGCCAACGCTACGCAGCCTTCTTGAGTGCTGCACAAAAGAGGCACCATTCACCTGCCCTAGAGGTAACAAGTATCAACAAGTGGATGGAGTCGCCATGGGCTCCCCGCTGGGAGTCCTGATGGCGAACTTCTTCATGGGCTGCATAGAGGAAGAAGCCTTTAAGACCACCAAGAGACCTGATATATACTGCCGCTACATCGACGACATTTTCATCAAAACCACAAGCACCGAGGACGCCGAACATCTCAGAAGACTCCTTCAAGAATTATCCGGATTAAACTTCACCATCGAGCATAGCACCAACGGATCCATGCCTTTCCTGGATATCCTCGTCAAGCAAGATCAAGACGCCTTCAACACTGCTGTCTACGTGAAGGCTACTAACCCAG GTCACTGTCTCAATGGAAGGAGCGAGTGCCCCAAACGCTACAAAGACTCCACCATAGGGGCCTACATCCGGAGAGCACTCACCCACTGTA GAGTGCTGCGCACCAGCTAA
- the LOC126994414 gene encoding uncharacterized protein LOC126994414, with protein MNTSEYMDKMDDILKDETKFTKITKDPTESLKKKLNKLISTSNIASNTIKFNKLSGEYKMGYCYGNVKIHKPGNKLRPIISQIPTPTYTIAKRLCATLTPYVPSTYSLTSAADFLDILKSNNTKGNIASLDVESLFTNVPIDRTIEYILQRVYHNDDTPSLDIPEPTLRSLLECCTKEAPFTCPRGNKYQQVDGVAMGSPLGVLMANFFMGCIEEEAFKTTKRPDIYCRYIDDIFIKTTSTEDAEHLRRLLQELSGLNFTIEHSTNGSMPFLDILVKQDQDAFNTAVYVKATNPGHCLNGRSECPKRYKDSTIGAYIRSTHPL; from the coding sequence ATGAACACCTCTGAATACATGGATAAAATGGACGACATCCTGAAGGACGAAACCAAGTTCACCAAGATAACAAAGGACCCCACAGAAAGTTTGAAAAAGAAACTAAACAAGCTGATTTCTACCAGTAACATTGCAAGCAACACCATCAAGTTCAACAAGCTTTCTGGAGAATATAAAATGGGATACTGCTACGGCAACGTGAAGATACACAAGCCTGGAAACAAACTAAGGCCCATCATATCGCAAATCCCCACGCCAACCTACACCATCGCGAAGAGGCTGTGTGCTACGCTGACACCTTATGTACCATCCACCTACAGCCTGACCTCAGCAGCTGACTTCCTTGACATCCTCAAGTCAAACAACACGAAGGGAAACATCGCTTCTCTGGATGTGGAATCATTATTTACGAACGTCCCTATCGACCGAACCATCGAATACATCTTGCAACGAGTTTATCATAATGACGACACCCCGAGCCTAGACATCCCTGAGCCAACGCTACGCAGCCTTCTTGAGTGCTGCACAAAAGAGGCACCATTCACCTGCCCTAGAGGTAACAAGTATCAACAAGTGGATGGAGTCGCCATGGGCTCCCCGCTGGGAGTCCTGATGGCGAACTTCTTCATGGGCTGCATAGAGGAAGAAGCCTTTAAGACCACCAAGAGACCTGATATATACTGCCGCTACATCGACGACATTTTCATCAAAACCACAAGCACCGAGGACGCCGAACATCTCAGAAGACTCCTTCAAGAATTATCCGGATTAAACTTCACCATCGAGCATAGCACCAACGGATCCATGCCTTTCCTGGATATCCTCGTCAAGCAAGATCAAGACGCCTTCAACACTGCTGTCTACGTGAAGGCTACTAACCCAGGTCACTGTCTCAATGGAAGGAGCGAGTGCCCCAAACGCTACAAAGACTCCACCATAGGGGCCTACATCCGGAGCACTCACCCACTGTAG